In Amaranthus tricolor cultivar Red isolate AtriRed21 chromosome 5, ASM2621246v1, whole genome shotgun sequence, a genomic segment contains:
- the LOC130812874 gene encoding protein CHROMATIN REMODELING 4 has protein sequence MKEKGSTPSSMISRNWVLKRKRKKLPYGPETLVKKDEEDLAAESAGVSCSTKDSHNTERRSKRLISKKKGNDGYYYECEICDLGGNLLCCDSCPRTYHLECLEPPLKRIPNGKWECSTCLQKNDSSDCINHQDLMPKKARTMTLSEKVKAGIKASSTLKMSQFLGRSVGKKRSSSKRKVGCVDKNQCMKKLEPLTDDESCGSKMRLMSPDGSLGLSSQCGSADHEKKIHSSITQDVEKIPDSSEAEKKSNGLVEHKLRLPVVTCPEPKSEPAKKRHGGSNKIQCTAKKAAPGSETVSESSKRKDKPNKDGKKKKCKMSTGESSENKGQKRKSNAHIPSPKLSEPQKKRRSVHNTASAPQKNAASEKIENQQEEALPSVAVGLSTQDDAGPEKILLPDENSFEETLLVDRILGCRVQEDTSVSLCQNSELMPSGTLSGEPQISKILTSQPECEDGSELLEDDLKDPSAAHRQLFGGFRMDEGVENTVQEFTTVTTEYNQGDSVAEVGNGLSSVTGKDKCKPYISHENTSAPPLLEDDIEPRNSVAKDGSCHTKVVESTLTETLLLDREHISYEFLVKWVGRSHIHNSWISESRLKVLAKRKLDNYKTKYGTTPINICEERWKQPQRVIALRSSKGGRTEAYIKWSGLPYDECTWEWTDEPAIRDFAHLIDQFNQFEHQTLMKDVERDALSRRDAFQQNEVQPLAEQPGILKGGSLFPHQLEALNWLRKCWHRSKNVILADEMGLGKTVSACAFIASLYFEFKVKLPCLVLVPLSTMPNWMSEFALWAPDLNVVEYHGNVKGRTLIRQYEWHASLPNDLNKKSLAYKFNVLLTTYEMVLVDSSHLRGIPWEVLIVDEGHRLKNSSSKLFSLLNTFSFQQRVLLTGTPLQNNLGELYNLLNFLQPVSFPSLSSFEEKFEDLSDADRVEELKKLVSPHMLRRLKKDAMKNIPPKTERMVPVELSSIQAEYYRAMLTKNYQVLRNIGKGVPQQSMLNIVMQLRKVCNHPYLIPGTEPDSGSVEFLHEMRIKASAKLIVLHSMLKLLHKEGHRVLIFSQMTRLLDILEDYLNFEFGSKSFERVDGSVSVADRQAAIARFNQDKSRFVFLLSTRSCGLGINLATADTVIIYDSDFNPHADIQAMNRAHRIGQSNRLLVYRLVVRASVEERILQLAKKKLMLDQLFVNKSGSQKEVEDILRWGTEELFSDSSGKGIVDSDSRKDEAVPDTEQRSKRRTGGLGDVYQDKCTEGSSKIVWDDNAILKLLDRSNLQSESSDNNEADAENDMLGSVKSVEWADEHLDEEGKIESPLVVIEDAFAPSSEKKEEVNGTEENEWDRLLRMRWERYQNEEEASLGRGKRLRKAVSYREAFALPPTETLSESGAEEDRPEPEPEREYTPAGRALKEKYTRLRTRQKERIALRKSLEESYLAYGPHGLHSLSECPPNYMKEKEGAARSVKPFGNESAANDSEDKNWSGLKVNSRATVQKDGKPIKYKYCNNQNPSSKILGNSSVNGVPDQSMGANFAISSASDYPLPVLGLCAPNACQPELSHRITSRAIENRQGKQLDLPSSISACPRSFTKEVMGVETTMGKTKLPEASSECAPQHLKSCLPDNSLPLPLYPLPFLQRKFPDGVESSSASSADFLERMGLPKLPFDEKFLSAFPLPPKTLPASAPDFLGNLSLGRRDDSASLHAPSSMPFLPNLRFPLQDLTISNQEELDVLPTLSLGHKPNIHPSIPVNHRKVLENIAMRTAAGTSNLLKRKAKTDGWLEDELDSLWIGVRRYGRGNWEAMLRDPRLKFSKYKTPNDLATRWEAEEKKILDASPGLRSIKNAKSPSSALFPSFSDEMMARALHRSRLAVPFKFQSHFTDMKLGFSDLVANFRPFGPSNCTSFPDENHASFHTLGAGTFPARFHGESSNIPSDINGTSLNVHVEPQGPESAGFVRSSSNGYAIASKDELDANTHHNHPSRLDSSLKILNSPRNEVCSSERPTSSLHHNSNIGSNCYRFKGKEVAIESCSSKDRLPHWLREAVEAPSKTSDCKLPSTVSAIAESVRLLYPEEKPSIPPFVTPGPPPSQPKDPRKWLKKKKKRKQHLLDSIATEIAGSSQEFQCSSSRECASKSVSVTSSLPMLPLLPPNAELMNPLPSLSLDPLGKTSSELVPSLEVLQLVGSCRAPSPSSSLKPVENASSGLVPFPEVLQRITSCGVPDLSSSLPLEPIGKSSTVMAPSPEVLQLVASCGVAKQSSSLSLEPIERTSYGLVPSPEVVQLMASCVAPNPSPSPSPSLLLHSIGKTSVLGLSPEVVQLVASSGAAGQCVPHNMYSTSLTSVDDKQSQKEQDGTEDAKVNPLPGIEVNCSDIKDSSKTHSDPPRVSQLEGEEVSSEKTLSNQT, from the exons ATGAAGGAGAAGGGCTCAACACCTAGTAGTATGATCAGTCGAAATTGGGTGTTGAAACGCAAGCGTAAGAAACTTCCATATGGGCCAGAAACACTTGTTAAGAAGGATGAGGAGGATTTGGCAGCTGAATCTGCTGGAGTTTCTTGCTCAACAAAAGACTCACATAATACTGAAAGAAGATCTAAGCGTTTGATATCAAAGAAGAAAGGAAATGATGGG TATTATTATGAATGCGAGATCTGTGACCTTGGAGGGAACTTGCTGTGCTGTGATAGTTGCCCAAGAACTTACCATCTTGAATGCCTTGAACCACCTCTTAAG CGCATTCCAAATGGGAAGTGGGAATGCTCTACCTGCTTGCAGAAAAATGATTCATCAGATTGTATCAACCACCAAGATTTGATGCCAAAAAAAGCCAGGACAATGACTTTATCTGAGAAGGTGAAAGCTGGAATCAAGGCTTCTAGTACCCTAAAAATGTCTCAGTTTCTTGGCAGGTCCGTAGGGAAAAAAAGATCATCCAGCAAACGAAAAGTGGGTTGTGTTGATAAAAACCAGTGCATGAAAAAGTTAGAGCCTCTAACAGATGATGAATCATGTGGTAGCAAGATGAGATTAATGTCTCCTGATGGTTCTCTGGGCCTTTCATCACAATGTGGAAGTGCAgatcatgaaaagaagattCATAGCTCTATTACGCAGGATGTTGAAAAGATTCCTGATTCATCAGAAGCAGAAAAGAAGTCAAATGGTCTGGTCGAACATAAATTGCGCCTCCCTGTGGTTACATGTCCTGAGCCTAAGAGTGAACCTGCCAAAAAAAGACATGGTGGATCTAATAAAATTCAGTGCACTGCTAAGAAAGCAGCACCAGGATCAGAAACAGTCTCTGAGTCTTCCAAAAGAAAAGATAAACCTAATAAAGAtggaaagaagaaaaaatgCAAGATGTCAACTGGTGAGTCTTCAGAAAACAAAGGTCAGAAGCGTAAATCAAATGCTCATATTCCTTCTCCAAAGCTCAGTGAACCACAGAAAAAGCGTCGCTCTGTTCATAACACAGCGTCTGCGCCACAGAAGAATGCTGCGTCCGAAAAGATAGAAAATCAGCAAGAGGAG GCACTTCCTAGCGTAGCTGTGGGGTTGTCAACGCAAGACGATGCTGGGCCTGAGAAAATATTATTACCCGATGAGAACTCTTTTGAAGAGACATTACTA GTTGATCGGATCTTGGGATGTAGAGTGCAGGAAGATACATCCGTCTCCCTTTGTCAGAACTCTGAGTTAATGCCAAGCGGTACGTTGTCAGGTGAACCACagatttcaaaaattttaacgAGCCAGCCAGAGTGTGAAGATGGTTCGGAGCTGTTAGAAGATGACCTTAAAGATCCTTCTGCAGCACATAGACAATTATTTGGGGGTTTTCGTATGGATGAAGGTGTTGAAAATACAGTACAGGAATTCACAACTGTGACCACCGAATACAATCAAGGAGATAGTGTGGCTGAAGTAGGTAATGGGTTAAGTTCTGTAACTGGAAAAGATAAGTGTAAACCTTATATTTCACATGAAAACACGTCTGCACCTCCATTGCTGGAAGATGATATTGAGCCAAGAAATTCAGTTGCAAAGGATGGTAGTTGTCATACGAAGGTTGTGGAGTCTACTTTGACCGAAACTTTATTGTTAGATAGGGAACATATCTCTTATGAATTCTTAGTTAAATGGGTTGGGAGATCTCATATCCACAATAGTTGGATATCTGAGTCTAGGCTGAAAGTTTTAGCTAAAAGAAAGCTAGATAACTACAAGACAAAGTACGGAACTACTCCAATTAATATCTGCGAGGAGAGATGGAAACAGCCCCAACGAGTGATTGCACTCCGGTCATCAAAAGGTGGTAGAACTGAAGCTTATATCAAATGGTCTGGCCTCCCATATGATGAATGCACCTGGGAATGGACAGATGAACCTGCAATCAGAGACTTTGCACATTTGATTGATCAATTTAATCAGTTCGAACACCAGACACTGATGAAGGATGTTGAAAGAGATGCTTTGTCTAGGAGAGATGCTTTTCAACAAAATGAGGTTCAGCCTCTTGCTGAACAGCCTGGGATTCTCAAAGGTGGTTCACTCTTTCCGCATCAATTAGAAGCTCTGAATTGGTTACGAAAGTGTTGGCACAGATCTAAGAATGTTATTCTTGCTGATGAGATGGGCCTTGGGAAAACTGTATCCGCTTGTGCATTCATAGCGTCTTTATACTTTGAGTTTAAAGTAAAGCTTCCTTGTCTTGTTTTGGTGCCTCTTTCCACAATGCCAAACTGGATGTCGGAGTTTGCTTTATGGGCTCCAGATTTGAATGTAGTGGAATACCATGGAAATGTTAAAGGAAGAACTTTGATTCGTCAATACGAGTGGCATGCTAGTCTTCCAAATGACTTGAATAAGAAAAGTTTGGCTTACAAATTTAACGTTCTTCTAACTACTTATGAGATGGTTCTTGTTGATTCCTCTCATTTACGAGGAATTCCTTGGGAAGTTCTTATTGTTGATGAAGGGCACCGGCTTAAGAATTCTAGCAGTAAGCTTTTTAGCTTGCTGAATACCTTTTCTTTTCAGCAGCGTGTCCTATTGACTGGCACCCCTCTTCAAAACAATCTTGGAGAACTGTACAACTTACTTAACTTTTTGCAGCCTGTTTCATTCCCTTCTCTATCTTCCTTTGAGGAAAAGTTTGAGGACCTCTCAGATGCTGACAGGGTAGAGGAACTAAAGAAACTTGTTTCTCCTCACATGCTTAGAAGGCTAAAGAAAGATGCAATGAAGAACATTCCACCAAAGACTGAAAGAATGGTCCCTGTTGAGCTATCTTCTATTCAGGCTGAGTATTACCGCGCAATGTTGACAAAGAACTATCAGGTTTTAAGGAACATTGGGAAAGGGGTTCCCCAACAATCAATGCTTAACATTGTGATGCAACTGCGAAAAGTTTGCAACCATCCATATCTTATCCCTGGCACAGAGCCTGATTCTGGATCAGTAGAGTTCCTTCACGAAATGCGGATAAAGGCTTCGGCGAAGCTAATTGTCTTGCACTCAATGCTGAAATTGCTGCATAAGGAGGGCCATAGGGTTCTGATATTTTCACAAATGACGAGGCTTCTAGATATTCTAGAAGACTATCTAAATTTTGAATTTGGGTCCAAATCATTTGAGAGAGTTGATGGCTCTGTATCGGTAGCCGATCGTCAAGCAGCAATTGCACGCTTCAATCAAGATAAGAGTAGATTTGTATTCTTGTTGTCAACTCGGTCATGTGGCCTTGGAATCAATCTGGCAACAGCTGACACTGTAATAATTTATGATTCAGATTTTAACCCACATGCAGACATTCAAGCAATGAATCGTGCTCATCGAATCGGACAATCAAACAGACTTCTTGTTTATAGGCTTGTAGTTCGTGCTAGTGTTGAAGAACGTATCTTGCAGCTAGCAAAGAAAAAGTTAATGCTGGATCAGCTTTTTGTCAATAAGTCTGGATCTCAGAAAGAGGTAGAGGATATATTACGTTGGGGAACAGAAGAACTTTTTAGTGATTCTTCAGGAAAGGGAATTGTTGATAGTGATTCGAGAAAGGATGAAGCAGTTCCAGATACAGAGCAAAGGAGTAAGAGGAGAACTGGAGGTCTTGGAGATGTGTACCAAGATAAATGTACAGAAGGAAGCAGTAAAATTGTTTGGGATGACAATGCCATCTTGAAACTGCTTGACCGTTCGAACCTTCAATCGGAATCATCAGATAATAATGAAGCGGATGCTGAAAATGATATGCTTGGTTCAGTAAAG TCTGTGGAATGGGCTGATGAGCATTTGGATGAGGAAGGAAAAATTGAATCACCCTTGGTTGTCATTGAGGATGCTTTTGCTCCTAGTTCCGAGAAAAAGGAAGAGGTCAATGGTACAGAAGAAAATGAATGGGATAGACTTCTGCGTATGAG ATGGGAAAGATATCAGAATGAAGAGGAAGCTTCTCTTGGTAGAGGGAAACGTCTCAGAAAAGCAGTTTCTTATAGGGAAGCATTTGCACTTCCTCCTACTGAAACTCTAAGTGAG AGTGGTGCTGAAGAAGACCGGCCAGAACCAGAGCCTGAAAGAGAGTACACTCCTGCTGGACGTGCTTTGAAGGAAAAGTA TACAAGACTTCGTACTCGGCAAAAGGAACGAATTGCTCTGAGAAAATCACTTGAAGAATCTTATCTTGCTTATGGCCCACATGGGCTTCATTCGCTTTCTGAGTGCCCTCCAAATTATATGAAAGAGAAGGAAGGAGCTGCCAGATCAGTTAAACCTTTTGGAAATGAATCTGCAGCAAATGATTCGGAAGATAAAAACTGGAGTGGATTAAAGGTTAACAGTAGGGCCACTGTTCAGAAGGATGGAAAACCGATAAAATATAAATACTGCAATAATCAGAACCCTTCCTCCAAAATTCTGGGCAATTCTTCTGTGAATGGTGTTCCTGATCAGAGTATGGGTGCAAATTTTGCAATTTCCAGTGCTTCAGACTACCCCTTGCCTGTTCTGGGACTTTGTGCACCAAATGCATGTCAACCTGAATTATCTCATCGGATCACTTCTAGAGCAATAGAAAATAGACAAGGAAAGCAGTTAGACTTGCCTTCAAGCATATCTGCATGCCCTAGGTCTTTCACAAAGGAAGTAATGGGAGTAGAGACAACTATGGGAAAAACGAAACTTCCTGAAGCATCGTCAGAGTGTGCACCTCAGCATCTGAAGAGCTGCCTTCCAGATAATTCACTCCCATTACCTCTG TACCCCCTGCCGTTTTTACAGCGGAAATTTCCAGATGGTGTAGAGAGCTCAAGTGCCAGTTCAGCTGATTTTCTGGAGAGAATGGGATTACCCAAATTGCCTTTTGATGAGAAATTCTTATCAGCATTTCCGCTTCCACCTAAAACCTTGCCGGCCTCAGCACCTGACTTCTTAGGCAACTTATCACTTGGCAGAAGAGATGATAGTGCATCTCTGCATGCACCTTCCTCAATGCCATTCTTGCCAAACTTGAGGTTCCCTTTGCAGGATTTGACAATTAGTAATCAGGAAGAGTTAGATGTACTGCCCACATTAAGTCTAGGACACAAGCCAAACATTCACCCTTCGATTCCTGTAAATCACAGGAAGGTTCTTGAGAATATAGCTATGAGGACTGCTGCAGGAACAAGCAACTTACTTAAAAGAAAGGCAAAAACTGATGGATGGTTGGAGGATGAACTTGATTCCCTTTGGATTGGTGTTCGCAGATATGGACGTGGCAATTGGGAGGCCATGCTTAGGGATCCAAGACTCAAATTCTCAAAGTACAAAACTCCTAATGACTTGGCTACGAGATGGGAGGCAGAGGAGAAAAAGATATTGGATGCTTCTCCAGGCttgagatcaattaagaatgcaAAATCACCCAGCTCTGCGTTGTTCCCAAGCTTTTCTGATGAAATGATGGCGCGGGCTTTGCATAGGAGTAGATTAGCCGTCCCCTTTAAATTTCAAAGCCACTTTACGGATATGAAATTGGGATTCAGTGATCTAGTTGCGAATTTTCGGCCTTTTGGACCTTCCAATTGTACAAGTTTCCCCGATGAAAACCATGCGTCTTTTCACACTTTAGGTGCTGGAACTTTTCCTGCCAGGTTCCATGGAGAATCATCTAACATTCCCTCAGATATAAATGGTACTTCACTAAATGTGCATGTGGAGCCACAAGGGCCTGAAAGTGCTGGTTTTGTTCGAAGTTCCTCAAATGGGTATGCTATTGCATCCAAGGATGAGTTAGATGCAAATACACATCATAATCATCCTTCTCGGCTAGATAGCTCATTAAAAATTCTCAACAGTCCCCGCAATGAGGTATGCAGTAGCGAGCGTCCAACTTCATCTTTGCACCACAATTCAAACATTGGGTCAAATTGTTATAGGTTTAAAGGTAAAGAAGTAGCCATAGAGAGTTGCTCTTCAAAGGACAGGCTACCACATTGGCTTCGGGAAGCTGTGGAAGCTCCTTCCAAAACTTCAGATTGTAAACTTCCATCTACAGTGTCTGCCATAGCAGAGTCTGTTCGTTTGCTTTATCCTGAAGAAAAGCCTTCTATTCCACCATTTGTTACTCCTGGGCCACCTCCTTCTCAGCCGAAAGATCCTCGAAAGTggttaaagaaaaagaaaaaacgaAAACAGCATCTGCTTGATTCAATTGCAACTGAGATTGCTGGAAGCAGCCAAGAATTCCAATGCAGCTCCTCTAGAGAATGTGCCTCAAAATCAGTTTCTGTTACCTCATCTTTGCCAATGCTTCCTTTGCTTCCTCCAAATGCAGAGCTTATGAATCCTTTGCCATCTTTATCCTTGGACCCCTTAGGAAAAACAAGTTCTGAGTTGGTCCCCTCTCTTGAAGTGCTGCAGCTAGTAGGCTCTTGTAGAGCTCCGAGCCCTTCTTCCTCTTTGAAACCGGTTGAAAATGCAAGTTCTGGACTAGTACCCTTTCCTGAAGTACTGCAGCGAATAACCTCTTGTGGAGTGCCAGACCTATCCTCATCTTTACCTTTGGAACCCATTGGGAAATCAAGTACTGTAATGGCCCCCTCTCCTGAAGTACTGCAGTTAGTAGCATCTTGTGGAGTTGCTAAGCAATCGTCATCCTTATCTTTAGAACCAATTGAAAGAACGAGTTATGGTTTGGTGCCATCTCCTGAAGTAGTGCAACTAATGGCATCTTGTGTAGCTCCGAacccatcaccatcaccatcaccatcttTACTTTTGCACTCCATTGGAAAAACTAGTGTATTGGGCCTCTCTCCTGAAGTAGTGCAGCTAGTAGCATCTAGTGGAGCTGCAGGACAATGTGTACCTCATAACATGTACTCAACCTCTCTGACTTCCGTTGATGACAAACAATCCCAGAAAGAGCAAGATGGAACAGAAGATGCAAAGGTAAATCCCTTACCTGGAATAGAAGTGAACTGCTCTGATATCAAGGATTCTAGCAAAACCCATTCTGACCCTCCCCGCGTGAGTCAGCTGGAAGGAGAGGAAGTGTCATCAGAGAAAACTCTGTCGAATCAGACGTGA
- the LOC130813295 gene encoding protein YIP4a-like — translation MSHSSSISDTIPLHTSSQSDIDEIENLIHSSIHTAPSTVLPARAPSPPRASIPVSSSSTPSPFIPSNLPPPSAPLPATVKPASTVPPLPPPSSTGGGISATGFGPLPNTLTEPVWDTVKRDLSRIVSNLKLVVFPNPYREDPGKALRDWDLWGPFFFIVFLGLTLSWSASVKKSEVFAVAFALLATGAVILTLNVLLLGGHIIFFQSLSLLGYCLFPLDIGALICMLKDNVIVKVVVVCVTLAWSSWAAYPFMSSAVGPRRKALALYPVFLMYVSVGFLIIAID, via the exons atgtCGCATTCAAGTTCAATTAGTGATACAATCCCTCTCCACACTTCCTCTCAATCCGACATCGACGAGATCGAGAATCTCATCCATTCTTCAATTCATACGGCACCATCAACCGTCCTTCCCGCCCGTGCACCGTCACCTCCCCGTGCATCAATCCCTGTATCGTCCTCCTCTACTCCTTCCCCTTTTATACCCTCTAATCTTCCACCTCCTTCTGCCCCTTTACCCGCCACCGTCAAACCCGCATCCACCGTACCTCCTCTGCCACCACCCTCTTCGACTGGTGGTGGGATTTCTGCAACTGGGTTCGGCCCGCTTCCTAATACTCTTACTGAGCCTGTTTGGGATACGGTTAAGCGAGATCTATCGAGGATTGTTAGTAATTTGAAGTTGGTTGTGTTTCCTAATCCGTATAGAGAAGACCCGGGTAAAGCTTTGAGAGATTGGGATCTTTGGGGTcccttttttttcattgtttttcttgGTCTTACCTTGTCTTGGTCTGCTTCTGTTAAGaag TCAGAGGTGTTTGCTGTTGCATTCGCGCTGCTTGCTACTGGTGCCGTAATTTTGACATTGAATGTACTTCTATTG GGAGGACACATAATATTTTTTCAGAGCCTAAGCCTCCTGGGTTACTGTCTATTCCCTTTGGACATTGGAGCACTTATCTGCATGTTGAAGGACAATGTGATAGTAAAGGTGGTTGTGGTATGTGTGACTCTGGCGTGGAGCTCGTGGGCTGCATATCCTTTCATGAGTTCAGCAGTGGGGCCAAGGCGAAAAGCTCTGGCACTCTACCCAGTCTTCCTCATGTATGTATCTGTCGGCTTTCTCATAATCGCTATTGATTGA